A segment of the bacterium genome:
GCCGTGCAGGTGCTGCAGGAGGAGGGCATCGCCGAGCTGTGCCGCGTGCGCGGCGCCGAACTGCTGGCAGGGATTGGGCAGGTGGCCGCGGAATATCCGGAGTTGGTCAGAGAGGTGCGCGGCAAGGGTTTGCTGGTCGGCGTGGAGTTCGCCGACGCCGACATTGGCAACCTGGTCATCGCGGGCCTCGCCCAGGAGCACATCCTGACGGCGTTCACGCTCAACCGGCCGGAGGTCTTCCGGCTCGAGCCCCCGGCGGTCATCACCAGCGACGAGATCGCCATGGTGGTCGCGGCGTGCGGCCGGGCCATCCAGTCCACCAAGGAACTGCTGCAGTTGTAGCGTTCCGACGAACACCGAGGTGTGGCGATGCCGCAACTGCGACGCGCGCTTCTGCTGATGCTGCCGCTGGTCTTCCTGGCCGGCTGTGGCTGCCGGCGCCATGCGTCGGGGGAGCAGGGCGTCACGCCCCCCAAGGCGCTTCCCGTGCGTCTGACGCACGTGCTGTGCTATCACCACCTGACCACGACCCCCAAGAGCGTCTACGACGTCAAGCCCGCCGACTTCGAGGCGCAGTTGCAGACCCTCAAGTCCGGCGGCTACCAGACCATCACCTGCAAGCAACTGGCCGACTATCTGGCCAACACCCAGGACATCCCCGAGAAATCAGTCATCATCTCCTTTGACGATGGGCGCGCCAGCGTGCTGTCGGTCGCCAAGCCGCTGCTGGACAAGTTCGGCTTCCAGGCGGTGCTGTTCGTCAACCCCGGCAGCGTCGGCGCCAAGAACTACCTGAGCTGGGACGATCTGAAGGCCCTGGCGCAGGCGGGCTACGAGATCGATTCGCACACCCAGTCGCACCTGAACCTCACCCGCAAGCCCAAGAACCTGACGATGGTGCAGTTCCAGGAGAAGGTGCGGGCGGAGATCGAGGACTCCTACGCGGCCATCGAGGAGCACCTGGGCCAGGCGCCCGTGGCGCTGGCTTACCCGTTCGGCAACTATGACCTGTTCGTCATGCGCGCCACGAAGGAAGCGGGTTACCGGCTGGGGCTGAGCATTGACCCCGGCGCCATAGACAACCGCAGCGATCCCTGGGCGCTGCCGCGCAAGATGATCGTGGACGGGACCTCGGCCAATACCTTCGCACGGAACCTGGAGACCGAGCCGCTGCACCTGACCGGCGTCCGGCCGGGCCTGGGCGTGCGGATCAACTCCCGGGCGTACACGTTCACCGCCGGCCTGGCCGACGCGGACGCCGCGGAGTCGCTGGAAGTCGAGGGGGGGCGCGGCGCGAAGCTGAAGGTTGACGCGACGACGAGGCAACTGACGCTGACCAGCCGGCTGAACCGGGGCGCGAACCTGATCCGGCTGCACTCGCCAGGCCCACCGCGACGCGAGGCCGCCTGGATCGTTGTGTGTGATGTGGCCGAGTAGGGTGGCACGGCGCCACCTGTCCGCTCGACTCGACGTCCCTTGCTGATCCCTATGGCCTACGAACCTCCACCCCTGATCTCGCACGAGGCGCCGCGCAGCCGGCGGCGCCGGCGGCGTGCCCAGCAGCAATCCAGCTGTTGCTGTTGCCTGGTGGTAGCGCTGGCGCTGCTCGTGGCGCTGATCGCGTGGCGGGGGCCCATCTTCTCCGTCTTCAGCCGCCACC
Coding sequences within it:
- a CDS encoding polysaccharide deacetylase family protein is translated as MPQLRRALLLMLPLVFLAGCGCRRHASGEQGVTPPKALPVRLTHVLCYHHLTTTPKSVYDVKPADFEAQLQTLKSGGYQTITCKQLADYLANTQDIPEKSVIISFDDGRASVLSVAKPLLDKFGFQAVLFVNPGSVGAKNYLSWDDLKALAQAGYEIDSHTQSHLNLTRKPKNLTMVQFQEKVRAEIEDSYAAIEEHLGQAPVALAYPFGNYDLFVMRATKEAGYRLGLSIDPGAIDNRSDPWALPRKMIVDGTSANTFARNLETEPLHLTGVRPGLGVRINSRAYTFTAGLADADAAESLEVEGGRGAKLKVDATTRQLTLTSRLNRGANLIRLHSPGPPRREAAWIVVCDVAE